A genomic window from Etheostoma spectabile isolate EspeVRDwgs_2016 chromosome 13, UIUC_Espe_1.0, whole genome shotgun sequence includes:
- the samsn1b gene encoding SAM domain-containing protein SAMSN-1b isoform X6 yields the protein MNLFCFTLEGSTESIYEPPHSQTLVQDVHLKYQCSPSLHRCKTEWGGSDPSIHFGRPPSTVKVKKNNRRSCVPTSPWDNETSVIPSNCCMSSRDKKGLSQQMKEVCKAPCQSSMWTRDDSVKGTQAHLPAQGGETAADTAESIHTTGRRKKLQNLVQTKTGHQSGAGRGKRTSETDGEARGLQPAQGAAIRSDVLSNNNPVLTCIGLGRRTDKKPSETAPSPQQQHQAQDVRKDSVEVEVWGPRLGNYRWNPFECPQPWTPFYHTCHQPEHELWVCGGTWSLPRTTEWDRFESLIQXXXXTANSPICLLNK from the exons ATGAACCTGTTCTGCTTCACACTG GAGGGCTCCACAGAAAGCATCTATGAACCACCCCACAGTCAAACACTCGTCCAGGACGTCCATCTCAAGTACCAGTGCAGCCCTTCTCTCCACAGGTGTAAGACTGAATGGGGCGGCTcagatccatccatccatttt GGCCGACCACCAAGtacagtaaaagtaaagaagAATAACAGAAG gTCATGTGTGCCAACATCACCCTGGGACAATGAAACATCAG TAATTCCTTCTAACTGCTGCATGTCATCAAGAGACAAGAAGGGCTTATCCCAACAAATGAAAG AGGTGTGTAAAGCCCCGTGTCAGAGCAGCATGTGGACAAGAGATGACAGCGTGAAGGGGACACAGGCCCATCTACCAGCTCAG GGCGGTGAAACTGCAGCTGACACAGCAGAATCCATACACACCACGGGAAGACGAAAGAAGTTACAGAACCTGGTGCAGACAAAGACAGGACATCAGAGTGGAGCTGGACGAGGGAAGAGGACCTCTGAGACTGACGGTGAGGCCCGTGGTCTTCAACCTGCTCAGGGAGCTGCAATCAGATCGG ATGTGTTGAGTAACAACAATCCAGTGCTAACCTGTATCGGCCTGGGGAGGAGAACAGATAAGAAGCCCTCTGAAACTGCCCCATCACCACAGCAGCAACACCAGGCCCAAGATGTCCGTAAAGATTCAGTAGAGGTCGAAGTTTGGGGCCCGCGGCTTGGAAATTATCGGTGGAACCCATTCGAGTGTCCGCAGCCTTGGACTCCCTTCTACCACACATGTCACCAACCTGAACATGAACTTTGGGTGTGTGGTGGCACCTGGTCGCTGCCCCGGACCACAGAATGGGATCGCTTTGAGAGTTTGATACAGNNNNNNNNNNGGACAGCAAACAGTCCGATCTGTCTCCTAAACAAATGA
- the samsn1b gene encoding SAM domain-containing protein SAMSN-1b isoform X5 → MQTVFVSLQEGSTESIYEPPHSQTLVQDVHLKYQCSPSLHRCKTEWGGSDPSIHFGRPPSTVKVKKNNRRSCVPTSPWDNETSVIPSNCCMSSRDKKGLSQQMKEVCKAPCQSSMWTRDDSVKGTQAHLPAQGGETAADTAESIHTTGRRKKLQNLVQTKTGHQSGAGRGKRTSETDGEARGLQPAQGAAIRSDVLSNNNPVLTCIGLGRRTDKKPSETAPSPQQQHQAQDVRKDSVEVEVWGPRLGNYRWNPFECPQPWTPFYHTCHQPEHELWVCGGTWSLPRTTEWDRFESLIQXXXXTANSPICLLNK, encoded by the exons ATGcagactgtttttgtttctctccaGGAGGGCTCCACAGAAAGCATCTATGAACCACCCCACAGTCAAACACTCGTCCAGGACGTCCATCTCAAGTACCAGTGCAGCCCTTCTCTCCACAGGTGTAAGACTGAATGGGGCGGCTcagatccatccatccatttt GGCCGACCACCAAGtacagtaaaagtaaagaagAATAACAGAAG gTCATGTGTGCCAACATCACCCTGGGACAATGAAACATCAG TAATTCCTTCTAACTGCTGCATGTCATCAAGAGACAAGAAGGGCTTATCCCAACAAATGAAAG AGGTGTGTAAAGCCCCGTGTCAGAGCAGCATGTGGACAAGAGATGACAGCGTGAAGGGGACACAGGCCCATCTACCAGCTCAG GGCGGTGAAACTGCAGCTGACACAGCAGAATCCATACACACCACGGGAAGACGAAAGAAGTTACAGAACCTGGTGCAGACAAAGACAGGACATCAGAGTGGAGCTGGACGAGGGAAGAGGACCTCTGAGACTGACGGTGAGGCCCGTGGTCTTCAACCTGCTCAGGGAGCTGCAATCAGATCGG ATGTGTTGAGTAACAACAATCCAGTGCTAACCTGTATCGGCCTGGGGAGGAGAACAGATAAGAAGCCCTCTGAAACTGCCCCATCACCACAGCAGCAACACCAGGCCCAAGATGTCCGTAAAGATTCAGTAGAGGTCGAAGTTTGGGGCCCGCGGCTTGGAAATTATCGGTGGAACCCATTCGAGTGTCCGCAGCCTTGGACTCCCTTCTACCACACATGTCACCAACCTGAACATGAACTTTGGGTGTGTGGTGGCACCTGGTCGCTGCCCCGGACCACAGAATGGGATCGCTTTGAGAGTTTGATACAGNNNNNNNNNNGGACAGCAAACAGTCCGATCTGTCTCCTAAACAAATGA
- the samsn1b gene encoding SAM domain-containing protein SAMSN-1b isoform X7 yields the protein MQTVFVSLQEGSTESIYEPPHSQTLVQDVHLKYQCSPSLHRCKTEWGGSDPSIHFGRPPSTVKVKKNNRRSCVPTSPWDNETSVIPSNCCMSSRDKKGLSQQMKEVCKAPCQSSMWTRDDSVKGTQAHLPAQGGETAADTAESIHTTGRRKKLQNLVQTKTGHQSGAGRGKRTSETDDHMSNVLSNNNPVLTCIGLGRRTDKKPSETAPSPQQQHQAQDVRKDSVEVEVWGPRLGNYRWNPFECPQPWTPFYHTCHQPEHELWVCGGTWSLPRTTEWDRFESLIQXXXXTANSPICLLNK from the exons ATGcagactgtttttgtttctctccaGGAGGGCTCCACAGAAAGCATCTATGAACCACCCCACAGTCAAACACTCGTCCAGGACGTCCATCTCAAGTACCAGTGCAGCCCTTCTCTCCACAGGTGTAAGACTGAATGGGGCGGCTcagatccatccatccatttt GGCCGACCACCAAGtacagtaaaagtaaagaagAATAACAGAAG gTCATGTGTGCCAACATCACCCTGGGACAATGAAACATCAG TAATTCCTTCTAACTGCTGCATGTCATCAAGAGACAAGAAGGGCTTATCCCAACAAATGAAAG AGGTGTGTAAAGCCCCGTGTCAGAGCAGCATGTGGACAAGAGATGACAGCGTGAAGGGGACACAGGCCCATCTACCAGCTCAG GGCGGTGAAACTGCAGCTGACACAGCAGAATCCATACACACCACGGGAAGACGAAAGAAGTTACAGAACCTGGTGCAGACAAAGACAGGACATCAGAGTGGAGCTGGACGAGGGAAGAGGACCTCTGAGACTGACG ATCATATGTCCAATGTGTTGAGTAACAACAATCCAGTGCTAACCTGTATCGGCCTGGGGAGGAGAACAGATAAGAAGCCCTCTGAAACTGCCCCATCACCACAGCAGCAACACCAGGCCCAAGATGTCCGTAAAGATTCAGTAGAGGTCGAAGTTTGGGGCCCGCGGCTTGGAAATTATCGGTGGAACCCATTCGAGTGTCCGCAGCCTTGGACTCCCTTCTACCACACATGTCACCAACCTGAACATGAACTTTGGGTGTGTGGTGGCACCTGGTCGCTGCCCCGGACCACAGAATGGGATCGCTTTGAGAGTTTGATACAGNNNNNNNNNNGGACAGCAAACAGTCCGATCTGTCTCCTAAACAAATGA